The Legionella lansingensis DNA window ATGGGAGTACTAAATGCTGATGAAATTCATAGGGCGATAGCCATGTCTACGCTCTTACCCAAATACGAACACCGCATAGAACGAAGTTCGGCAAAGGAGATCTTAGCTGCTGAAGTAGCTATGACAAGCCATGGACAGAGGAATGCCAAAGAGAGTAAAGCCGATGTGCAAGAGCCCTCTGTAGTCGATCAAATCAGTAAAAACACGTTATTCCGTCAGATCATAAGACAAATTATCCGCGATATTACGCGTTCCATTCTCTCTGCATTAGGTATTAGTAAAAAACGTTGAAATGATTGATGAAATGACAGAAATTAAGGTGTTGACAATTGCTCCCCAGCGCCTACGTACCGCGACTTGTTCGCGGTATCCAATAGATCTTAATCAGCTATAAATTTCTTCATAAAGATCACGCCACTCTGGATTTAAATCTTCGATCAAATTCAACTTCCACTGTCTGGACCAGTTTTTGAAACGTTTCTCACGACGTGCAGCCCCTACATAGGTTTCATGAATTTCATAATAAACTAACCTATGAACATTATATTTGGCTGTAAACCCTGGAGTTAACTTATTTTTATGTTCCCAGACTCGTGTAATTAGATCAGACGTGGAACCGACGTACAGAGTGCCATTACGCTTGCTCGCCATGATATAGGCATAAAATAATTTCATCTTGCTTCCTTGTTATCGAGTTTTTTGGACTGCACATCGATGATATTACTTGAGTTATTCTGATTACATAGGGGGCCCAAATTGTTTTATACTTGGCATTAGAACCGCTATAA harbors:
- a CDS encoding GIY-YIG nuclease family protein: MKLFYAYIMASKRNGTLYVGSTSDLITRVWEHKNKLTPGFTAKYNVHRLVYYEIHETYVGAARREKRFKNWSRQWKLNLIEDLNPEWRDLYEEIYS